The Georgenia sp. TF02-10 genome window below encodes:
- a CDS encoding DEAD/DEAH box helicase has translation MTQTTGVLNAAPAAVVVDDHDQPTPDITDAAAPADLAHKSFADFGVSEPIVEALRAVGITHPFPIQALTLPVALARHDIIGQAKTGTGKTLGFGIPLLQHLVAPGEDGWDTLPDAGLPQALVVVPTRELAKQVAEDLAAAARTRSVRILQVYGGRAYEPQIEALRDGVEVVVGTPGRLIDLLKQRVLSLSRVRTVVLDEADEMLDLGFLPDVETLLARTPAARHTMLFSATMPGAVVALARRYMTRPTHIRAQDPEDTGATVRLTRQVAYRAHALNKVEVLARILQARGRGLTIVFTRTKRTAAKVADELAERGFASAALHGDLGQGAREQALRAFRAGKVDVLVATDVAARGIDVDDVTHVINYQCPEDEKIYLHRIGRTGRAGNTGTAVTFVDWDDMPRWSLINKALDLGVPEPVETYHTSEHLYTDLDIPQGTTGRLPRGERTRAGLAAEAVEDLGETGHRHGGRGGGRDGQGGGRRTGTRGDGGRSGARGDGGRSGARGDGGRAEGGHDRGRDDGDRTGAPNGDRPRRRQRRRTRGGKPVQGNQGDQA, from the coding sequence ATGACCCAGACCACCGGCGTGCTGAACGCCGCCCCGGCCGCCGTCGTCGTCGACGACCACGACCAGCCCACCCCGGACATCACCGACGCCGCCGCCCCGGCGGACCTGGCCCACAAGTCCTTCGCGGACTTCGGCGTCTCCGAGCCGATCGTCGAGGCGCTGCGGGCCGTCGGCATCACCCACCCCTTCCCCATCCAGGCCCTGACCCTGCCGGTCGCCCTGGCCCGGCACGACATCATCGGCCAGGCCAAGACCGGCACCGGCAAGACCCTCGGCTTCGGCATACCGCTGCTCCAGCACCTGGTGGCCCCCGGCGAGGACGGCTGGGACACCCTGCCCGACGCCGGCCTGCCGCAGGCGCTGGTCGTCGTGCCCACCCGCGAGCTCGCCAAGCAGGTCGCCGAGGACCTCGCCGCGGCCGCCCGCACCCGCAGCGTCCGCATCCTGCAGGTCTACGGCGGGCGGGCCTACGAGCCGCAGATCGAGGCCCTCCGGGACGGCGTCGAGGTCGTCGTCGGCACCCCCGGCCGGCTGATCGACCTGCTCAAGCAGCGCGTGCTGAGCCTGTCCCGGGTCCGCACCGTCGTCCTGGACGAGGCCGACGAGATGCTCGACCTGGGCTTCCTGCCCGACGTGGAGACCCTGCTCGCCCGCACCCCGGCCGCCCGGCACACCATGCTGTTCTCCGCGACCATGCCGGGCGCCGTCGTCGCCCTCGCCCGGCGGTACATGACCCGCCCCACCCACATCCGCGCCCAGGACCCCGAGGACACCGGCGCCACCGTGCGGCTCACCCGGCAGGTGGCCTACCGGGCCCACGCCCTGAACAAGGTCGAGGTGCTCGCCCGGATCCTGCAGGCCCGCGGCCGGGGCCTGACCATCGTCTTCACCCGCACCAAGCGCACCGCCGCCAAGGTCGCCGACGAGCTCGCCGAGCGCGGCTTCGCCTCCGCCGCCCTGCACGGGGACCTGGGCCAGGGCGCACGGGAGCAGGCGCTGCGCGCGTTCCGCGCGGGCAAGGTGGACGTCCTGGTGGCCACCGACGTCGCCGCCCGCGGGATCGACGTCGACGACGTCACGCACGTGATCAACTACCAGTGCCCCGAGGACGAGAAGATCTACCTGCACCGCATCGGCCGCACCGGCCGGGCCGGCAACACCGGCACCGCGGTGACCTTCGTGGACTGGGACGACATGCCCCGCTGGTCCCTCATCAACAAGGCTCTCGACCTCGGGGTCCCGGAGCCGGTGGAGACCTACCACACCTCCGAGCACCTCTACACCGACCTGGACATCCCGCAAGGCACCACCGGCCGGCTCCCCCGCGGCGAGCGCACCCGCGCCGGGCTGGCGGCCGAGGCGGTGGAGGACCTGGGCGAGACCGGCCACCGGCACGGCGGCCGCGGCGGCGGTCGCGACGGCCAGGGCGGCGGGCGGCGGACCGGGACGCGCGGCGACGGCGGCCGGTCGGGAGCCCGTGGCGACGGCGGCCGGTCGGGAGCCCGCGGCGACGGCGGCCGGGCCGAGGGCGGGCACGACCGCGGACGCGACGACGGCGACCGCACCGGCGCGCCCAACGGCGACCGGCCCCGGCGCCGGCAGCGGCGCCGCACCCGCGGCGGCAAGCCGGTCCAGGGCAACCAGGGCGACCAGGCCTGA